The Montipora capricornis isolate CH-2021 chromosome 6, ASM3666992v2, whole genome shotgun sequence genome has a window encoding:
- the LOC138051902 gene encoding monocarboxylate transporter 2-like isoform X1 encodes MCRTRHSPDSKWSWLATICASFYVATSVGFFMSFGVLLAELMNEFGHGREETVWIGSLAIALSYLLSPLASILSKSIGCRLTAFTGGVLCVLSLLISSYSSSLALMYFTYSFLYGLGVSFIYLASLLITAKNFRKNQALAVGIVSVGESSGVLIFGPILQSLVDLVGWRGAFRIIIAFICFGCILSASFSEPLSDENESTNQAIRLESDNFCSTSNEPTTKNSENVLCNSKDSLGFEGNDHKVCAKKSWDSPSPSVLKTPSLSSVSFSKEGIKEETSKLLDFSVFKFPRFSILIASFLLMCFGHFTPQLHLVKHCLELGISADSASKLFIFIGLTSSVARFVTGRLCDISWVNPTFVYQFGVLLVGFITTGLPIIKGYKGILMFAIIYGVGDGIIVTTMNTLLMFSVDEKYRAAAIGLGSSLISLGIAGGPPLAGFLADQLDGYSWSFRVAGILMLCAGILPVALVWLKKEEARSAELQNREAQNV; translated from the exons ATGTGCAGGACGAGACATAGCCCTGATAGTAAATGGTCGTGGTTGGCAACCATATGCGCTTCTTTTTATGTTGCAACCAGTGTTGGGTTTTTCATGAGCTTTGGTGTTTTGTTGGCTGAACTTATGAATGAATTTGGACATGGCAGAGAGGAAACTG TTTGGATTGGATCCCTCGCAATTGCCTTGTCATATTTACTCAGTCCTTTGGCGTCAATTCTGAGCAAATCAATTGGATGTCGCCTCACTGCCTTCACTGGGGGTGTCTTATGCGTCTTGAGTTTGCTTATATCATCGTATTCAAGTAGTCTCGCCTTGATGTATTTTACATACAGTTTTTTATACGGTTTGGGCGTATCCTTTATTTACTTGGCCTCTCTCCTCATCACCGCCAAGAACTTTCGAAAAAACCAAGCATTAGCGGTAGGGATCGTTTCAGTCGGTGAAAGTTCTGGTGTCCTTATCTTCGGTCCCATTCTCCAGTCGCTGGTAGATTTGGTTGGTTGGCGTGGTGCATTCAGGATCATAATTGCATTCATATGTTTTGGTTGCATTCTGAGCGCCTCATTCAGTGAACCGTTAAGTGATGAAAACGAGAGCACAAATCAAGCAATCAGATTAGAATCTGATAACTTCTGTTCCACTTCAAATGAACCCACCACAAAGAACTCTGAAAATGTACTCTGTAACAGCAAAGACAGCCTAGGCTTTGAGGGTAACGACCATAAAGTTTGCGCTAAGAAGAGTTGGGACTCGCCTAGTCCCAGCGTGCTAAAAACTCCTTCGTTATCATCAGTTTCTTTTTCCAAGGAAGGAATCAAAGAGGAAACAAGCAAGCTCCTAGATTTTTCAGTGTTCAAGTTTCCTCGTTTTTCCATCTTAATAGCGAGTTTCCTGTTAATGTGCTTTGGGCATTTCACACCACAGCTGCATTTG GTCAAGCACTGCCTTGAACTTGGCATTTCGGCTGATTCAGCATCCaagctttttatttttattggttTAACTTCTTCAGTGGCGCGCTTCGTCACCGGAAGATTATGCGACATTTCCTGGGTAAATCCAACGTTTGTTTATCAGTTTGGTGTCTTGCTTGTGGGATTCATAACAACTGGGCTTCCTATAATAAAAGGCTACAAAGGAATTCTTATGTTTGCTATAATTTATGGAGTTGGTGATGGCATTATTGTTACAACCATGAACACCTTACTCATGTTTTCGGTGGATGAGAAGTACAGAGCGGCCGCGATCGGACTCGGGAGCAGTTTAATCTCCCTAGGAATTGCGGGAGGACCTCCTCTGGCAG GATTCCTTGCTGACCAGCTTGATGGCTACAGTTGGTCCTTTAGAGTTGCGGGAATTTTGATGCTGTGCGCGGGAATCCTTCCCGTTGCTCTTGTATGGCTCAAAAAGGAAGAAGCTCGATCAGCGGAGTTACAAAATAGGGAAGCTCAAAACGTGTGA
- the LOC138051902 gene encoding monocarboxylate transporter 10-like isoform X2 — protein MYFTYSFLYGLGVSFIYLASLLITAKNFRKNQALAVGIVSVGESSGVLIFGPILQSLVDLVGWRGAFRIIIAFICFGCILSASFSEPLSDENESTNQAIRLESDNFCSTSNEPTTKNSENVLCNSKDSLGFEGNDHKVCAKKSWDSPSPSVLKTPSLSSVSFSKEGIKEETSKLLDFSVFKFPRFSILIASFLLMCFGHFTPQLHLVKHCLELGISADSASKLFIFIGLTSSVARFVTGRLCDISWVNPTFVYQFGVLLVGFITTGLPIIKGYKGILMFAIIYGVGDGIIVTTMNTLLMFSVDEKYRAAAIGLGSSLISLGIAGGPPLAGFLADQLDGYSWSFRVAGILMLCAGILPVALVWLKKEEARSAELQNREAQNV, from the exons ATGTATTTTACATACAGTTTTTTATACGGTTTGGGCGTATCCTTTATTTACTTGGCCTCTCTCCTCATCACCGCCAAGAACTTTCGAAAAAACCAAGCATTAGCGGTAGGGATCGTTTCAGTCGGTGAAAGTTCTGGTGTCCTTATCTTCGGTCCCATTCTCCAGTCGCTGGTAGATTTGGTTGGTTGGCGTGGTGCATTCAGGATCATAATTGCATTCATATGTTTTGGTTGCATTCTGAGCGCCTCATTCAGTGAACCGTTAAGTGATGAAAACGAGAGCACAAATCAAGCAATCAGATTAGAATCTGATAACTTCTGTTCCACTTCAAATGAACCCACCACAAAGAACTCTGAAAATGTACTCTGTAACAGCAAAGACAGCCTAGGCTTTGAGGGTAACGACCATAAAGTTTGCGCTAAGAAGAGTTGGGACTCGCCTAGTCCCAGCGTGCTAAAAACTCCTTCGTTATCATCAGTTTCTTTTTCCAAGGAAGGAATCAAAGAGGAAACAAGCAAGCTCCTAGATTTTTCAGTGTTCAAGTTTCCTCGTTTTTCCATCTTAATAGCGAGTTTCCTGTTAATGTGCTTTGGGCATTTCACACCACAGCTGCATTTG GTCAAGCACTGCCTTGAACTTGGCATTTCGGCTGATTCAGCATCCaagctttttatttttattggttTAACTTCTTCAGTGGCGCGCTTCGTCACCGGAAGATTATGCGACATTTCCTGGGTAAATCCAACGTTTGTTTATCAGTTTGGTGTCTTGCTTGTGGGATTCATAACAACTGGGCTTCCTATAATAAAAGGCTACAAAGGAATTCTTATGTTTGCTATAATTTATGGAGTTGGTGATGGCATTATTGTTACAACCATGAACACCTTACTCATGTTTTCGGTGGATGAGAAGTACAGAGCGGCCGCGATCGGACTCGGGAGCAGTTTAATCTCCCTAGGAATTGCGGGAGGACCTCCTCTGGCAG GATTCCTTGCTGACCAGCTTGATGGCTACAGTTGGTCCTTTAGAGTTGCGGGAATTTTGATGCTGTGCGCGGGAATCCTTCCCGTTGCTCTTGTATGGCTCAAAAAGGAAGAAGCTCGATCAGCGGAGTTACAAAATAGGGAAGCTCAAAACGTGTGA
- the LOC138051905 gene encoding zinc finger protein 670-like → MALTILGEKDIHDKEIITFTMCSIQPMTSLAGHIRANEIQIKAEPDTAETEEVDTHTQMEEKSFQCTHCDKSFSQIGHLQRHIRTHTGQKPFHCKNCEKSFSDSGDLRRHERTHSGDKPFKCDLCDRWFRQRCHLKDHRKFHSGERPFECKMCGKAFTTSGSLKNHERIHSRERPYMCLECGKCFTEAGTLKRHQRTHSNEKPYGCQKCGKHFTRKETLKLHQRKSNCCETPNKKNLITFSLQELSKNIEIKEPLLPKNYSSFEEQQAYSASSKE, encoded by the exons ATGGCCCTAACAATACTTGGGGAAAAGGATATACAT GATAAAGAGATCATCACATTTACTATGTGCAGCATTCAACCAATGACTTCTCTTGCAGGTCATATTAGAGCTAATGAAATTCAGATCAAAGCTGAACCAGATACCGCAGAAACAGAAGAGGTTGACACACACACTCAAATGGAAGAAAAGTCATTTCAATGCACTCATTGTGACAAGTCTTTTAGCCAAATTGGGCATCTTCAAAGGCACATCAGAACACATACTGGTCAGAAACCTTTCCACTGCAAAAACTGTGAGAAATCTTTCAGCGACAGTGGAGATTTGAGGCGGCATGAACGAACTCATAGTGGAGACAAGCCATTTAAATGCGATCTGTGTGACAGATGGTTTCGACAGAGATGCCATCTTAAAGACCACAGAAAGTTTCACAGTGGTGAGAGGCCATTTGAGTGCAAGATGTGTGGAAAAGCATTCACCACATCAGGAAGTTTGAAAAACCATGAGAGAATACACAGCAGAGAGAGACCTTATATGTGCTTGGAGTGCGGTAAGTGTTTCACCGAAGCAGGAACTTTGAAAAGACATCAACGAACACACAGTAATGAGAAGCCCTATGGTTGCCAGAAGTGTGGGAAGCATTTTACCCGAAAGGAAACTCTTAAGTTacatcaaagaaaaagcaattgCTGTGAAACACCAAACAAGAAAAATCTAATAACTTTCAGCCTTCAGGAGCTCTCAAAGAACATTGAAATTAAAGAACCACTATTGCCCAAGAATTACAGTAGTTTTGAAGAGCAACAAGCATACAGTGCTTCAAGTAAAGAGTGA